A region of the Pseudarthrobacter sp. MM222 genome:
CGAAAGCGAAAGGAAGACTTTCGGTATGAACATTGTCGAATTTCTTGAGGCCCTTATCGCGGATCAAGAAGCCGGCATCCAGGGCCGGAACTTCATCGCGGACCACAATGCCGACACTGCGGTGAGCGACGACATGGCGGTCCCTCCGTCCTTTACTGACGCGCTACTCGCGGAGTGCGCGCAGAAGCGCAAGGCGCCCGGGGGCGTCGGATTAGAAACTCATCTTTCGTTCTGATCGATACCGGCCGGTACTGCGAGATGTACTTGGCGCAGATTTGCGAGAATCTGATCGGTGAGTGCTTCGACGCCGCCTTCGGATGTGACTGTCATTCCGGCTTCGGCTGTTTCCAAGGTCTCGAGTGTCTCCAGCTGTGAGGTGAGGAGGGATGGAGGCATGAAGTGTCCTGGGCGTTGGACCAGCCGCTCCTTCAGTACCGAAGGGTCGACCTTTAGGAGGATGAACCTGGTGGAGGGAGCGGCTTCGCGGATGGCGTCGCGGTAGGCGCGTTTGAGGGCTGAGCAGGCCACCACGATCCCTTGGGGGTGTTGGGCGGCGAGTTCTTCGCCGACCAGGCGAAGCCATGGCCATCTGTCTTCATCGGTGAGCGGTACGCCAGCCCTCATCTTTTCGACGTTCGGTACGGGGTGCAGGTCATCAGCGTCCTTGAAGGCTGCTCCGAGCCTTGCTGCCAGCGCGGCACCGACTGCAGTCTTGCCTGCACCAGACACGCCCATGACGACTATGGGGCCATACACTACAGCGCTCCCTGTTGTGCTGTTCCTGCGGGGATCGGAACCATCCGGGTCACTACGACAGGCTTTTCCAGCAGGCCTTCGAGGGAGGCGTTCAGGCGTTTGACCGGTTCACCTTCGCCATGGGCGTCCAGCAGCGCAGCTGATTCCCATTTCTCGATCATGAGGATCTGGTTGTTGGGGGCTTCATGGATGGCGTAGAGCAAGCAGCCGGGTTCCTGGTGGACTTCGCTGATTGCGGGGGAGAGGGCGGCGACGACCTGGTCGAAGGCGCCTTCCTTGGGGCTGAAAGCTGCAGTGACGACGATGGTCATGGTGAGGTTCTCCTTGTGTTAAGGGTGCCGTGAGGGCTGGGAGAGTCCTTGCGGGACGTGGCGCGGACCGGCGGTCCTAGTCCGTCGGTCCGCGCAAACATCCGCAAGGTTTCCCTTGGTTGGACTCAGCTGAGAGCGGCGAGGTTTCCAGGGGCCGGGCCTTCAGCGGCTCCGGCGGCCCCGAGGAATGAGCGCCGGTCGATCATGGTGCCGGTACCGATTCCAGGACAAGGGCCTCGGTTTCACGTCGCAGTTCGAGGGCCTGGGCGAGCGAGTCGT
Encoded here:
- a CDS encoding gluconokinase — protein: MYGPIVVMGVSGAGKTAVGAALAARLGAAFKDADDLHPVPNVEKMRAGVPLTDEDRWPWLRLVGEELAAQHPQGIVVACSALKRAYRDAIREAAPSTRFILLKVDPSVLKERLVQRPGHFMPPSLLTSQLETLETLETAEAGMTVTSEGGVEALTDQILANLRQVHLAVPAGIDQNER
- a CDS encoding putative quinol monooxygenase is translated as MTIVVTAAFSPKEGAFDQVVAALSPAISEVHQEPGCLLYAIHEAPNNQILMIEKWESAALLDAHGEGEPVKRLNASLEGLLEKPVVVTRMVPIPAGTAQQGAL